In Myxococcus guangdongensis, one genomic interval encodes:
- a CDS encoding Kelch repeat-containing protein, which produces MKRIALLPALLTLLACAACGSSAVESPPPATDSQTSVLAAPQWLPTTSALQARGNATATRLATGQVLVVGGSVSNVVTANAELYNPANASWTSTGSMTGARSEHTATLLDNGRVLVANGYGGGGAGVVLNTAEIYWPTTGTWTAAAAAPSMRTQGQAVKLTTGKVLISGGYSGAIGILSSADLYDPFTNSWTATGMNGSRYRHTMTALPGGKALVTGGSSRLSTLSTVEVFDSATNSFTFAAPMIQARHSHTATLLPSGKVLIAGGSGINTAELYDPATNTWAPTGAMSRARSNHHAALLPSGKVLVFDSSGTSELYNPATGTWSITAPLVSSRSGGVSALLRSGQVLFSGGYLGSTVTASSELYEPGQQSWNATGSLWVGRCQHTATELPSGAVLVAGGSNSGTPLASVESYDPGTKTWTSRGSMTEARSGHVAVRLPWGQVLVIGGNASTTQTTTELYDPDTNTWTARGSLLNARSGFTATVLPTGRVVVAGGRAATINYLTSAEVYDPATGTWSATGSLNFGRADHSAVLLPDGRVMAASGAYFASSMTMQTPTVELYDPATGAWTYTSNIAWAGRSDFTLDVLGSGLALAVGGRSGSSLNFGAFSVKVADVYSHATGTWTPVGSLATTRHEHSSALLASGSLMAAGGWSRVGGGQPVTTTLASAELFDPATNTWKETAGMRVARAGFTLTPLYTQEVLAVGCAPAGEPSAELYTP; this is translated from the coding sequence ATGAAACGAATTGCACTCCTCCCTGCCCTGCTCACGCTCCTCGCATGTGCGGCCTGTGGTTCCTCGGCCGTGGAGTCACCGCCTCCCGCCACGGATTCTCAGACATCCGTGCTGGCGGCGCCGCAATGGCTCCCCACCACCTCGGCGCTCCAAGCGCGGGGCAACGCCACCGCCACGCGACTGGCCACCGGTCAGGTGCTCGTCGTCGGAGGCAGCGTCTCCAACGTCGTGACGGCCAACGCGGAGCTGTACAACCCGGCCAACGCCTCGTGGACGTCCACGGGCTCGATGACGGGTGCTCGCAGCGAGCACACCGCCACCCTGCTCGACAATGGCCGCGTGCTGGTGGCGAACGGTTACGGCGGGGGTGGCGCGGGCGTCGTGCTCAACACCGCGGAAATCTACTGGCCGACGACGGGGACCTGGACCGCCGCGGCCGCCGCGCCCTCGATGCGCACGCAGGGGCAGGCCGTGAAGCTCACCACGGGCAAGGTGCTCATCAGCGGCGGCTACTCGGGCGCCATCGGTATCCTCTCCAGCGCGGACCTCTATGACCCGTTCACGAACAGCTGGACGGCCACGGGCATGAACGGAAGTCGCTACCGCCACACGATGACCGCGCTGCCCGGCGGCAAGGCGCTCGTCACGGGAGGCAGCAGCCGGCTGAGCACGCTGAGCACGGTGGAGGTGTTCGACTCCGCGACGAACAGCTTCACCTTTGCCGCCCCCATGATCCAGGCGCGCCACAGCCACACCGCCACGCTGCTGCCCTCCGGCAAGGTCCTCATCGCCGGTGGCAGCGGCATCAACACGGCCGAGCTGTATGACCCGGCCACCAACACCTGGGCGCCCACGGGCGCCATGTCCCGCGCCCGCTCCAACCACCACGCCGCGCTGCTGCCGTCCGGGAAGGTGCTCGTCTTCGACAGCAGCGGCACGAGCGAGCTGTACAACCCCGCCACGGGCACCTGGAGCATCACCGCGCCGCTGGTCTCCAGCCGCAGCGGCGGCGTGTCCGCGCTGCTGCGCTCCGGGCAGGTGCTGTTCTCCGGCGGCTACCTCGGCTCCACGGTCACGGCCTCCTCGGAGCTGTATGAGCCGGGACAGCAGTCGTGGAACGCCACCGGTTCGCTCTGGGTGGGGCGCTGCCAGCACACCGCCACGGAGCTGCCCTCGGGGGCGGTGCTCGTGGCGGGCGGCTCGAACTCGGGGACTCCGCTCGCGAGCGTGGAGTCCTATGACCCGGGTACCAAGACCTGGACGTCGCGGGGCTCGATGACCGAGGCACGCAGCGGGCACGTGGCCGTGCGACTGCCGTGGGGGCAGGTGCTGGTCATCGGCGGCAATGCGTCCACCACGCAGACCACGACGGAGCTGTACGACCCGGACACCAACACGTGGACGGCGCGCGGCAGCCTGCTCAACGCGCGCTCGGGCTTCACGGCCACGGTGCTGCCCACGGGGAGGGTGGTCGTCGCCGGAGGCCGCGCCGCCACCATCAACTACCTCACCAGCGCGGAGGTCTACGACCCGGCCACGGGCACCTGGTCGGCCACGGGCAGCCTCAACTTCGGCCGCGCGGACCACAGCGCGGTGTTGCTCCCAGATGGTCGGGTGATGGCGGCGAGCGGCGCGTACTTCGCGAGCTCCATGACGATGCAGACGCCGACGGTGGAGCTCTATGACCCGGCCACGGGTGCCTGGACGTACACCAGCAACATCGCCTGGGCTGGGAGGAGCGACTTCACCCTGGATGTGCTGGGCTCGGGGCTGGCGCTCGCGGTCGGTGGACGTTCGGGCAGTTCCCTCAACTTCGGCGCGTTCTCGGTGAAGGTGGCGGACGTGTACTCGCACGCCACGGGCACCTGGACTCCGGTGGGGAGCCTGGCCACCACGCGCCACGAGCACTCGAGTGCGTTGCTCGCTTCGGGCTCACTCATGGCGGCGGGAGGCTGGTCGCGCGTGGGTGGCGGGCAGCCCGTCACCACTACGCTGGCCAGCGCGGAGCTGTTCGACCCGGCGACGAACACCTGGAAGGAGACGGCGGGCATGCGCGTCGCCCGCGCGGGCTTCACGCTGACGCCGCTCTACACCCAGGAGGTGCTCGCGGTGGGATGCGCGCCCGCCGGTGAGCCCTCGGCGGAGCTGTACACGCCGTAG
- a CDS encoding TonB-dependent receptor, whose amino-acid sequence MSSNVNARAALAAASLWVATPVLAQAPTPPAPGTEAAAQPQITKPPALVQPVEAVYPPEALAQGLTASVRLIITIAEDGSVSDVQPTEPAGHGFDEAALAAVRQFRFSPAEVDGVPAPVQVEYVYHFTLTEKAPAEGAATEEAERPKAVLTGQLISRGSRSRVAGATVRCGDDADATEAVSDVDGRFTLEVPPGECAVRVVASGYQLYQTKETLKENETTEVNFYLAPAGSAFETVVRSDRPKKEVVRRTVTREEAQKTPGTFGDPIRVLQTLPGVARAPFISGDLLVRGSNPGQTATLMDGVRIPNLFHLLGGPSVVNAEFIDSLDFFPGGYGSQYGRAVGGVVDVTTRKGAADTVHGSVKVDLLDAGFFLEAPITEGISVAASARRSYIDTILPAVLPKDEGTTLSIVPVYWDYQLRLDFGAPRGSTPEPGAARSTGYVMAFGSDDKLRLVTGGEESSADIELNTHTRFHRVKGDWTYRKGNFSSVFTPYVGVDYFDISFGNYVEDDTIYSLGAREVMALDVSSLLTVRTGLDVYFDHVKIDVQAPSVGGAEYVPFPGAEPVSELIYEKRTINGFDGALFAEADLKLGPVTITPGVRGNFQKVGGTRNFLLDPRLWVRYGFSERTAFKGSLGLYSQPADTFQFVFAPYGNPLLGYQRAFQSSLGVEQRITDVWNVDVTGFFNRRFENVVSPGDVRPSDNGSFVQDRFVNMGIGKAYGVELMVKKERASATDKWYGWLSYTLSHAEDGRAGLKPRAEGPLGDGGLPGVGEETYGPSPWDQTHILTLVANYVLGNGWELGGRFRLTTGRPVTPLVHPHDIYNSDSNNYSPSYGRYLSGRASSFHQLDVRVEKGWRFDNWTLALYLDVQNLYNAENVEFVFNDYRYRKEMEIPGIPILPVLGVKGSF is encoded by the coding sequence ATGTCCTCGAATGTGAATGCCCGCGCCGCGCTCGCCGCCGCCTCCCTGTGGGTGGCGACTCCGGTGCTCGCCCAGGCGCCCACGCCTCCGGCCCCGGGCACGGAAGCCGCGGCGCAGCCCCAAATCACCAAGCCGCCCGCGCTGGTGCAGCCCGTGGAGGCCGTGTATCCGCCGGAGGCGCTCGCCCAGGGCCTCACCGCCTCGGTGCGCCTCATCATCACCATCGCCGAGGACGGCAGCGTCTCCGACGTGCAGCCCACCGAGCCCGCGGGCCACGGCTTCGACGAGGCCGCGCTCGCCGCCGTGCGCCAGTTCCGCTTCTCGCCCGCCGAGGTCGACGGTGTCCCCGCGCCCGTGCAGGTCGAGTACGTCTACCACTTCACCCTCACCGAGAAGGCCCCCGCGGAGGGCGCCGCCACCGAGGAGGCCGAGCGGCCCAAGGCCGTCCTCACCGGTCAGCTCATCTCGCGCGGCAGCCGCTCGCGCGTGGCGGGCGCCACCGTGCGCTGCGGCGACGATGCGGACGCGACGGAGGCCGTGTCGGACGTGGACGGCCGCTTCACCCTCGAGGTCCCGCCGGGGGAGTGCGCGGTGCGCGTCGTCGCCTCCGGCTATCAGCTCTACCAGACGAAGGAGACGCTGAAGGAGAACGAGACCACGGAGGTGAACTTCTATCTGGCCCCGGCTGGGAGCGCCTTCGAGACGGTGGTGCGCTCGGACCGCCCGAAGAAGGAAGTGGTCCGCCGCACGGTGACGCGCGAGGAGGCGCAGAAGACGCCGGGCACCTTCGGTGACCCCATCCGCGTCCTCCAGACGCTGCCCGGTGTCGCGCGCGCGCCGTTCATCTCCGGTGACTTGCTGGTGCGCGGCTCCAACCCGGGCCAGACGGCGACGCTGATGGACGGGGTGCGCATCCCCAACCTCTTCCACCTGCTCGGCGGCCCGTCGGTGGTGAACGCGGAGTTCATCGACTCGCTCGACTTCTTCCCGGGCGGCTACGGCAGCCAGTACGGGCGCGCGGTGGGCGGTGTGGTGGACGTGACCACGCGCAAGGGCGCGGCGGACACGGTGCACGGCTCGGTGAAGGTGGACCTGCTCGACGCGGGCTTCTTCCTCGAGGCGCCCATCACCGAGGGCATCAGCGTGGCGGCGTCCGCGCGGCGCTCGTACATCGACACGATTCTCCCCGCGGTGCTGCCCAAGGACGAGGGCACCACGCTCTCCATCGTCCCGGTGTACTGGGACTACCAGCTCCGGTTGGACTTCGGCGCCCCGCGCGGCTCCACCCCGGAGCCCGGCGCCGCGCGCAGCACCGGCTACGTCATGGCCTTCGGCAGTGACGACAAGCTGCGCCTCGTCACCGGCGGCGAGGAGTCGTCCGCGGACATCGAGCTGAACACGCACACGCGCTTCCACCGCGTGAAGGGCGACTGGACGTACCGCAAGGGCAACTTCAGCTCCGTCTTCACGCCGTACGTGGGCGTGGACTACTTCGACATCTCCTTCGGCAACTACGTCGAGGACGACACCATCTACTCGCTGGGCGCGCGCGAGGTGATGGCCCTGGACGTCTCCTCGCTGCTCACCGTGCGCACGGGCCTGGACGTCTACTTCGACCACGTGAAGATCGACGTGCAGGCCCCGTCCGTGGGCGGCGCCGAGTACGTGCCCTTCCCGGGCGCGGAACCCGTCTCGGAGCTCATCTACGAGAAGCGCACCATCAACGGCTTCGACGGCGCGCTCTTCGCGGAGGCGGACCTGAAGCTCGGCCCCGTCACCATCACTCCGGGCGTGCGCGGCAACTTCCAGAAGGTGGGCGGCACGCGCAACTTCCTGTTGGACCCGCGCCTGTGGGTCCGCTACGGGTTCAGCGAGCGCACCGCCTTCAAGGGCTCGCTCGGCCTCTACAGCCAGCCGGCGGACACCTTCCAGTTCGTCTTCGCCCCGTACGGCAACCCGCTGCTCGGCTACCAGCGCGCCTTCCAGTCCAGCCTCGGCGTGGAGCAGCGCATCACCGACGTGTGGAACGTGGACGTCACGGGCTTCTTCAACCGCCGCTTCGAGAACGTGGTGTCCCCCGGCGACGTGCGCCCCTCGGACAACGGCAGCTTCGTCCAGGACCGCTTCGTCAACATGGGCATCGGCAAGGCGTACGGCGTGGAGCTCATGGTGAAGAAGGAGCGCGCCTCCGCCACCGACAAGTGGTACGGCTGGCTGTCGTATACCCTCAGCCACGCCGAGGACGGCCGCGCGGGCCTCAAGCCCCGCGCCGAGGGCCCCCTGGGAGACGGCGGCCTGCCGGGTGTGGGCGAGGAGACCTACGGCCCCAGCCCCTGGGACCAGACGCACATCCTCACGCTGGTGGCCAACTACGTGCTCGGCAACGGCTGGGAGCTGGGTGGGCGCTTCCGCCTCACCACGGGCCGCCCGGTGACGCCGCTGGTGCACCCGCATGACATCTACAACTCGGACTCGAACAACTATTCGCCGTCGTACGGGCGCTATCTCTCCGGGCGGGCCTCGAGCTTCCATCAGCTCGACGTGCGCGTGGAGAAGGGCTGGCGCTTCGACAACTGGACGCTCGCGCTCTACCTGGACGTCCAGAACCTCTACAACGCGGAGAACGTCGAGTTCGTCTTCAACGACTACCGCTACCGCAAGGAGATGGAGATTCCCGGCATCCCCATCCTCCCCGTGCTGGGCGTGAAAGGGAGCTTCTGA
- a CDS encoding nuclear transport factor 2 family protein, whose protein sequence is MSTVSLLLFVLAAAPVTGKAADPKAAITTLLDDWHLAAAQADEARYFKYFTPDATYLGTDATERWTRDEFRAWAKPYFSKGQAWSFKATSRHITLSKDGKVAWFDEVLDTPNLGPSRGSGVLVKDGATWKIAQYNLSIPIPNDIVDDVVKRIAEASKPAAPATPAPKN, encoded by the coding sequence GTGTCCACTGTCTCCCTGTTGTTGTTCGTGCTCGCCGCGGCCCCCGTGACGGGTAAGGCCGCTGACCCGAAGGCCGCCATCACCACGCTGCTGGACGACTGGCACCTGGCCGCCGCCCAGGCGGACGAGGCGCGCTACTTCAAGTACTTCACCCCCGACGCCACCTACCTGGGCACCGACGCCACCGAGCGCTGGACGCGCGACGAGTTCCGCGCGTGGGCGAAGCCCTACTTCTCCAAGGGCCAGGCGTGGAGCTTCAAGGCCACCTCGCGCCACATCACCCTGTCCAAGGACGGCAAGGTGGCCTGGTTCGACGAGGTGCTCGACACGCCGAACCTGGGCCCCAGCCGCGGCAGCGGCGTGCTGGTGAAGGACGGCGCCACCTGGAAGATCGCCCAGTACAACCTGTCCATCCCCATCCCGAACGACATCGTCGATGACGTGGTGAAGCGCATCGCCGAGGCGTCGAAGCCGGCGGCGCCCGCGACGCCCGCGCCGAAGAACTGA
- a CDS encoding alpha/beta fold hydrolase → MVLESFQVGEGDVPTVLLHGFLGTGRNLRSLATAWSQADPRRRFLLPDLTGHGASPVPPPSSDLFSMARDVVDTARAQGFTGALHWVGHSLGGRVSLAASLHVPEAVAHVSLLDIAPGPVPYDLSDSGMVLGILLQAPQRAPNRKDMRAELTSRGLSDHLADWLVMNLMAEGDGVRWRFDRQALAELHSRVNGTDLWAALERPDHPPMRGVRGGRSRYVSDAEAARLEAAGCPVTTFPNAGHFVHVDAAKELLEWLLRE, encoded by the coding sequence GTGGTCCTCGAGAGCTTCCAGGTCGGTGAGGGGGATGTGCCCACGGTGCTGCTGCACGGCTTCCTCGGCACGGGGCGCAACCTGCGCTCGCTGGCGACGGCGTGGAGCCAGGCGGACCCTCGGCGACGCTTCCTCCTCCCGGACCTCACCGGCCACGGCGCCTCTCCCGTCCCGCCCCCCAGCTCGGACCTCTTCAGCATGGCCCGCGACGTGGTGGACACCGCGCGAGCCCAGGGCTTCACCGGCGCGCTCCACTGGGTGGGCCACTCGCTCGGAGGCCGCGTGTCGCTCGCCGCCAGCCTCCACGTCCCCGAGGCCGTGGCGCATGTCTCGCTGCTCGACATCGCGCCGGGTCCCGTGCCGTACGACTTGTCCGACAGCGGCATGGTGCTGGGCATCCTCCTCCAGGCGCCGCAACGCGCGCCCAACCGCAAGGACATGCGCGCCGAGCTCACCTCGCGTGGACTGTCGGACCACCTGGCCGACTGGCTCGTGATGAACCTGATGGCGGAGGGAGACGGCGTGCGTTGGCGCTTCGACCGGCAGGCGCTCGCGGAGCTGCACTCGCGCGTCAACGGCACGGACCTGTGGGCCGCGCTGGAGCGCCCGGACCATCCTCCGATGCGCGGTGTCCGAGGCGGCCGCTCGCGCTACGTCTCCGACGCCGAGGCCGCGCGCCTGGAGGCCGCCGGCTGCCCGGTGACGACGTTCCCCAACGCGGGCCACTTCGTCCACGTGGACGCAGCCAAGGAGTTGCTGGAGTGGCTCCTGCGCGAGTGA
- a CDS encoding AHH domain-containing protein, giving the protein MLLRSAIPLLLMLWASGCATNRIVRLETGYDSVTLTPYEEVGGEVEEARIDDDEFEESLAALAQDVRAFRNPMKEARELFGVPTRSGVYRYERGPSRLIPQSREDEDGPRLLESYADDELTRAYGQWCERRDQPGDCLRLLDEGPLLASDGKYTLALAIALGSVWEESLEALDDMTDPSAVMATLTSAVTMYLLLWALPEPVSKGVAATLTALAIAYLGVDTVWSLLDGWLMLVRAVDQARTFEQLHSAGEAYGEVLGENSARVFLMLATAAIGNTAGLAAKAPRLPGSAQAALAVEAQAGFQYAAAGSVRSIALTSEGFTVALAPNALAMANQGMGKPHKHHIATNKNDISTARGGPWTPRFRELFTRAGMELKDPENIVKVAGHKGPHPMRYHKQVDERLRQALSGCRTVVDCRKALTSELRKLSQEAQTPGTRIHKLLTQG; this is encoded by the coding sequence ATGTTGCTTCGCAGCGCGATTCCGCTGCTCCTGATGCTGTGGGCCTCCGGCTGCGCGACGAATCGAATCGTGCGGCTGGAGACAGGGTACGACTCCGTGACGCTCACTCCCTACGAGGAGGTCGGCGGAGAAGTCGAAGAAGCCCGAATCGACGACGATGAGTTCGAGGAGTCGCTGGCGGCGCTGGCCCAGGACGTACGCGCCTTCCGAAACCCCATGAAGGAGGCAAGGGAGCTCTTCGGCGTGCCCACACGCAGCGGGGTGTACCGGTATGAGCGCGGTCCATCACGGCTCATTCCTCAGTCCCGGGAGGATGAGGATGGACCCCGTCTGCTCGAGTCCTACGCGGACGACGAACTGACGCGTGCCTATGGCCAGTGGTGTGAACGACGTGACCAGCCCGGAGACTGCTTGCGTCTGCTGGACGAGGGCCCCTTGCTGGCCAGCGATGGCAAGTACACGCTGGCGCTGGCCATCGCCCTCGGCTCGGTCTGGGAGGAGTCGCTGGAGGCCCTCGATGACATGACGGACCCCAGCGCGGTCATGGCCACCCTCACCTCCGCGGTGACCATGTACCTGCTGCTCTGGGCACTGCCCGAACCCGTGTCCAAGGGCGTCGCGGCCACCTTGACGGCCCTCGCCATCGCCTATCTCGGCGTGGACACGGTGTGGAGCTTGTTGGACGGATGGTTGATGCTGGTCCGCGCAGTCGACCAGGCCAGGACCTTCGAGCAACTCCACTCGGCCGGCGAAGCCTACGGCGAAGTCCTCGGGGAGAATTCAGCACGCGTCTTCTTGATGCTGGCCACGGCCGCCATCGGCAACACGGCCGGGCTCGCGGCGAAAGCCCCCCGACTCCCAGGTTCGGCGCAGGCAGCCCTCGCCGTGGAGGCCCAGGCGGGTTTCCAATATGCGGCGGCAGGAAGCGTGCGGTCCATCGCTCTCACCTCGGAGGGATTCACCGTCGCACTCGCTCCGAATGCACTGGCGATGGCGAACCAGGGCATGGGCAAGCCCCACAAACATCACATCGCCACGAACAAGAACGACATCTCCACCGCGCGAGGGGGACCTTGGACGCCAAGATTCCGGGAACTCTTCACCCGCGCGGGGATGGAACTCAAGGACCCGGAGAACATCGTCAAGGTCGCGGGCCACAAAGGCCCCCATCCCATGCGCTATCACAAGCAAGTCGATGAGCGACTGAGGCAGGCCCTGTCAGGCTGTCGGACCGTGGTGGATTGTCGCAAGGCGCTGACAAGCGAGCTGCGCAAGCTCTCCCAGGAAGCACAGACGCCCGGGACACGAATCCACAAGCTTCTGACGCAGGGCTAG
- a CDS encoding caspase family protein, which yields MMSGSTARRWGRVACMLAMWVLGTWTREVRAARRDEAPDATLRRFALIAGSSEGGPGRERLRYAGSDALAMSRVLQELGGVASADQVLLLEADRGTLLAALERLVSLVEAAAVPGLRRELVVYYSGHSDADGLLPRGERVSYDDLRKLMSRVPVDVRIAILDSCGSGALTRYKGGLRRPSFLTDASAQVRGHAYLASSSADEVAQESDIIGASFFTHFLVTGLRGAADTSGDGRVTLHEAYQFAFHETLARTERSQGGPQHAAYDIQLAGSGDLVMTDLRGSSARLGIAEEVHGRLFVRDWGNQLVAELQKPLGRRLSLGLEPGRYHVTLERPSQRFEAELVVGVKGGAELRVGDFVPVTLTRTVSRGGVVTDVPLARESSSEGRADLPSVPINLSLVPPLSTSMLWGGGGLNHVALGGLAVRSFQLRGLGLAGGLGWVDGTMEGAQVAGIGNVTGGEVLGLQLAVGGNLAFGGATGVQAAAIVNYSERAFGGLQLSVVGNRADAQMQGSQVAVGVNMVERLTGAQVGLFNLAGSVSGAQVGFINVAGNVKGVQLGLINIADDVSVPIGLLSLVRKGRIAFEIWADEVSPLSVGVKYGSRTVHVIASAGVSPWKGSWRSFKSLGVGVHLPVGVADRYYVDLDLSMGGWTPQLFEDGTPNHLYRLRASFGWELKRRFALFGGLSLNAYKPPEEDPDQGVTWMPQFQTGRGASGTRMWPGLFLGVRI from the coding sequence ATGATGAGTGGGAGCACAGCGCGCCGGTGGGGACGCGTGGCCTGCATGTTGGCCATGTGGGTGCTGGGAACGTGGACGCGCGAGGTCCGCGCGGCCCGTCGTGACGAGGCGCCCGACGCCACGTTGCGCCGCTTCGCGCTCATCGCGGGCTCCAGCGAGGGCGGCCCGGGGCGCGAGCGCTTGCGCTACGCGGGCTCGGACGCCCTGGCGATGTCGCGGGTGTTGCAGGAGCTGGGCGGCGTGGCCTCGGCCGACCAGGTGCTGCTGCTGGAGGCGGACCGGGGCACGCTGCTGGCCGCGCTCGAGCGGCTGGTCTCGCTGGTGGAGGCCGCCGCGGTGCCGGGGCTCCGGCGCGAGCTGGTGGTGTACTACTCGGGCCACTCGGACGCGGACGGGCTGTTGCCGCGCGGCGAGCGCGTCTCCTACGACGACCTGCGCAAGCTCATGTCCCGCGTGCCGGTGGACGTGCGCATCGCGATCCTGGACTCGTGCGGCTCGGGTGCGCTCACGCGGTACAAGGGTGGGCTCAGGCGCCCCTCGTTCCTGACGGATGCGTCCGCGCAGGTGCGGGGCCATGCGTACCTGGCCTCGAGCTCCGCCGACGAGGTGGCGCAGGAGTCGGACATCATCGGCGCGTCGTTCTTCACGCACTTCCTGGTGACGGGGCTGCGCGGCGCGGCGGACACGTCCGGGGACGGGCGCGTCACGCTGCACGAGGCGTATCAGTTCGCGTTCCACGAGACGCTGGCGCGCACGGAGCGCTCGCAGGGTGGGCCGCAGCACGCGGCCTATGACATCCAGCTGGCGGGCAGTGGTGATTTGGTGATGACGGACCTGCGCGGCTCGAGCGCGCGTCTGGGGATTGCCGAGGAGGTGCACGGCCGGCTGTTCGTGCGCGACTGGGGCAACCAGCTGGTGGCCGAGCTCCAGAAGCCGTTGGGGCGGAGGTTGTCGTTGGGGTTGGAGCCGGGGCGCTACCACGTCACGTTGGAGCGTCCCTCGCAGCGCTTCGAGGCGGAGCTGGTGGTGGGGGTGAAGGGCGGCGCGGAGCTGCGGGTGGGGGACTTCGTCCCGGTGACGCTGACGCGCACGGTGTCGCGTGGCGGCGTGGTGACGGACGTGCCGCTCGCGCGGGAGTCCTCCTCGGAGGGGCGGGCGGATTTGCCGTCGGTGCCCATCAACCTGTCGCTGGTGCCGCCGCTGTCCACGTCGATGCTGTGGGGAGGCGGTGGGCTCAACCACGTGGCGTTGGGTGGGTTGGCGGTGCGCTCGTTCCAGTTGCGCGGGTTGGGGTTGGCGGGTGGGTTGGGTTGGGTGGATGGGACGATGGAGGGCGCGCAGGTGGCGGGCATCGGCAACGTGACGGGGGGCGAGGTGTTGGGGCTCCAGCTCGCGGTGGGCGGCAACCTGGCGTTCGGTGGCGCGACGGGCGTGCAGGCGGCGGCCATCGTGAACTATTCGGAGCGCGCCTTCGGTGGGCTCCAGCTGTCGGTGGTGGGCAACCGCGCGGACGCGCAGATGCAGGGTTCCCAGGTCGCGGTGGGGGTCAACATGGTGGAGCGCCTCACGGGGGCGCAGGTGGGGCTCTTCAACCTGGCGGGCAGTGTGTCCGGTGCGCAGGTGGGCTTCATCAACGTGGCGGGGAACGTGAAGGGGGTGCAGCTGGGGCTCATCAACATCGCGGATGACGTGTCGGTGCCCATCGGGTTGTTGAGCCTGGTGCGCAAGGGGCGCATCGCGTTCGAAATCTGGGCGGACGAGGTCTCTCCGTTGTCGGTGGGCGTGAAGTACGGCAGTCGCACGGTGCATGTGATTGCGAGCGCCGGGGTGTCGCCCTGGAAGGGTTCGTGGCGTTCCTTCAAGTCGTTGGGCGTGGGGGTGCACCTGCCGGTGGGGGTGGCGGACCGCTATTACGTGGACCTGGACCTCTCGATGGGGGGTTGGACGCCGCAGTTGTTCGAGGATGGGACGCCGAACCACCTGTATCGGCTGCGCGCGAGCTTCGGTTGGGAGCTCAAGCGGCGCTTCGCGCTGTTCGGTGGATTGTCGCTGAACGCCTACAAGCCGCCCGAGGAGGACCCGGACCAGGGCGTCACGTGGATGCCGCAGTTCCAGACGGGACGCGGTGCCTCCGGCACGCGCATGTGGCCCGGCCTGTTCCTGGGCGTGCGCATCTGA
- a CDS encoding imm11 family protein: protein MPNPPRYFRLSEDVQGGNWYLGDPLDATGQEVEDIWAFKMGHPIPPPGRLAFPIREPGRRLDFCTAGVGSAPIVHVRVADLFAKLAPDDVQLFPVDVEGCPEQYVMLVATKLIRCIDDQATEEVLYWKPEDERPDKLGQYRSVFGMRIDSTKVGDAKVFRTWGWSIALIVSEDLKVALERARVTGAAFEEV, encoded by the coding sequence ATGCCGAACCCACCGCGATACTTCAGGCTCAGCGAGGACGTCCAAGGCGGGAACTGGTACCTGGGAGACCCCTTGGATGCGACAGGCCAGGAGGTCGAGGACATCTGGGCCTTCAAGATGGGACACCCCATCCCGCCTCCAGGTCGCCTGGCGTTCCCCATCAGAGAGCCTGGACGGCGATTGGACTTCTGCACGGCAGGCGTCGGAAGCGCGCCCATCGTCCATGTCCGGGTCGCCGACCTCTTCGCCAAGCTGGCTCCCGACGACGTACAGCTCTTCCCCGTCGACGTCGAAGGCTGCCCTGAACAGTACGTCATGCTCGTGGCCACGAAGCTCATCCGCTGCATCGACGACCAGGCCACCGAAGAAGTCCTCTACTGGAAGCCGGAGGACGAACGCCCCGATAAGCTCGGTCAGTACCGCAGTGTCTTCGGAATGCGAATCGACTCCACGAAAGTGGGCGACGCCAAGGTGTTCCGCACCTGGGGATGGTCCATCGCCCTCATCGTCTCCGAGGACCTCAAGGTGGCCCTGGAGCGCGCCAGGGTCACCGGGGCCGCGTTCGAGGAGGTCTGA
- a CDS encoding type II secretion system protein GspG, with protein MSRNKSRQHRRHRRGMTLIEIMVVITILGLIAAAVGVAVMPMLGEAKEDRASLDIKNIETALKLHYTKTGRFPDTSTGLGALVESRVLEQLPKDPWQNDYVYLNEGGRPVVLSYGADGTAGGEDENADIASPSAQAHKS; from the coding sequence ATGAGCCGGAACAAATCCAGGCAGCACCGTCGTCACCGTCGCGGCATGACCCTCATCGAAATCATGGTGGTCATCACCATCCTCGGACTCATCGCCGCGGCCGTCGGCGTCGCCGTCATGCCCATGCTGGGAGAAGCGAAGGAAGACAGGGCCTCGTTGGACATCAAGAACATCGAGACCGCGCTCAAGCTCCACTACACGAAGACGGGGCGCTTCCCGGACACCAGCACGGGGCTCGGCGCGCTCGTGGAGAGTCGCGTCCTCGAGCAGCTCCCCAAGGACCCGTGGCAGAACGACTACGTGTACCTCAACGAAGGCGGGCGTCCCGTCGTCCTCTCCTATGGCGCGGACGGCACCGCGGGCGGCGAGGACGAGAACGCGGACATCGCGTCCCCCTCCGCACAAGCCCACAAGAGTTGA